One Nicotiana tomentosiformis chromosome 1, ASM39032v3, whole genome shotgun sequence genomic window, TCTCCTCCACCTTTAATACCACACTTCTGTCTCTTCCCTCACTCCCTTAGAAGTTTCAGTGCTTGCTTTTCCTCTCTTTGCTAACGTTCACCATGGGTGCACTACACATTTTCCTCTTTACTCTCATGTCCATTACCATTTCCATTCATGCACACAACATTACTGAAATCTTAAGCAAATTTCCAGAGTACAGTGAGTTTAACAGTTACCTCACACAAACAAAACTCGCCGACGAAATCAACAGCCGTCAAACTATCACTGTCTTAGCATTAACCAATGGAGCCATGTCCGATGTTGTCGGTAAACATCCACTTTCTGTCATCAAAAACGTTCTTTCCCTTCACATCTTGCTCGATTACTTTGACAGCACTAAACTCCACAAAATCTCTGACGGTACTACACTTTCCACTACCCTTTACCAAACTACCGGCAATGCTAACGGCAACTTAGGTTCCGTTAACATCACCGATCTTAAAGGTGGTAAAGTGGGTTTCGGCTCAGCTGTTTCACACTCACCGTTAGCGTCTACGTACACCAAATCCGTTAAGCAAATCGAGTACAATATCTCTGTGTTGGAGATTAGTTCTCCAATTATTGCTCCGGGTATTTTGACTGCTCCGGCACCGTCTGCTTCGGACTTTAACATAACAGCGGCATTGGAGAAAGCGGGATGCAAAACATTTGCTTCGTTGCTTGTCCAATCTGGCGTTCTTAAGACGTATCAAACTGCCATTGCTACGGGTTTAACTGTCTTTGCACCAAATGATGAGGCGTTCAAGGGCGCAAAAGTTCCAGATCTGAACAAACTGAAAAGTGCTGAGGTGGTTTCGCTGTTACAGTATCATGCTGTTCCGAGTTACACTCCTATTGGGACTTTGAAAACGAAGAAGGATCCTATTTCTACTCTAGCTACTAATGGTGCTAGTAAGTATGATTTGAGCGCGTCTACAGCTGGTGACCAGGTGACGCTTGACACCGGCGTTGACTCGTCAAGAATCGCTTCAACTGTTATTGACTCTACGCCGTTCTGTATTTTCACCGTCGACAGTGTACTTCTCCCTGAGGAGTTGTTCGGGAAATCTCCTTCTCCGGCGCCGGGACCTGCACCGGAGACTTCTCCGGCACCTACACCTGAGGGAGCTTCCCCTGGCCCTGCTCCGGAGGCCAGCTCACCTTCTCCGATGGTGTCTCCTCCGGCGCCGCCTACCTCGTCTCCAGCTGGTGCTCCGGCGGATGCTCCTGCTGCTGAT contains:
- the LOC104100001 gene encoding fasciclin-like arabinogalactan protein 8; the protein is MGALHIFLFTLMSITISIHAHNITEILSKFPEYSEFNSYLTQTKLADEINSRQTITVLALTNGAMSDVVGKHPLSVIKNVLSLHILLDYFDSTKLHKISDGTTLSTTLYQTTGNANGNLGSVNITDLKGGKVGFGSAVSHSPLASTYTKSVKQIEYNISVLEISSPIIAPGILTAPAPSASDFNITAALEKAGCKTFASLLVQSGVLKTYQTAIATGLTVFAPNDEAFKGAKVPDLNKLKSAEVVSLLQYHAVPSYTPIGTLKTKKDPISTLATNGASKYDLSASTAGDQVTLDTGVDSSRIASTVIDSTPFCIFTVDSVLLPEELFGKSPSPAPGPAPETSPAPTPEGASPGPAPEASSPSPMVSPPAPPTSSPAGAPADAPAADSENSTAKKNAGNVNAPTLLKVLLTVSVSVIVSVYLS